The following proteins are co-located in the Solanum pennellii chromosome 8, SPENNV200 genome:
- the LOC107028258 gene encoding protein TIFY 5A-like, with amino-acid sequence MTKKCNLELRLVPPAPYFDSMGNKKTIDEEKEYQPLTIFYDGKVVVSDASEVQAKAIIHLASREMKENTKTPSTLSEPPSSLLQSQTEVSMKKSLQRFLRKRKSRTQAISPYHQLQ; translated from the exons ATGACAAAAAAGTGTAATTTGGAGCTCAGACTTGTTCCTCCTGCCCCATACTTCGATTCCAT GGGAAATAAAAAAACCATAGATGAAGAGAAGGAATATCAGCCGCTAACTATATTTTATGATGGAAAAGTTGTGGTTTCTGATGCTAGCGAGGTTCAG GCTAAAGCTATAATACATCTTGCAAGTAGGGAAATGAAGGAGAACACAAAAACACCATCGACACTTTCGGAGCCACCATCATCATTATTACAATCTCAAACTGAGGTTTCTATGAAAAAATCTCTACAAAGATTTTTGCGGAAGAGAAAAAGTAGAACTCAAGCAATTTCTCCATatcatcaactacaataa